The following proteins come from a genomic window of Nostoc sp. TCL26-01:
- the dndD gene encoding DNA sulfur modification protein DndD codes for MIFLELVLENFGPYCGKQVINLDPRTEENLRPIILLGGMNGGGKTTLMDAIRLALYGQRAQCSTRGNLSYSDFLNQCVNSKANPAEKTRIELLFEHIENDKPIKYRIVRYWEKNPKDGKDTLGILGDNDTWPESLVNIWDDYIENLLPLGISNLFLFDGEQVKELAEQELPPQIVIEAIRGLLGLELADKLAIDLEVLVNRKRKEMADIKDLANLDEIEKKLLQQQEDYQSTEKKLANFKNQIAELETIQQVALDKFVSDGGKIAAERSQLEEKQKEKTTALEIVRQSLCELAADILPLALIPNLLSQVQAQGTKEFRNQQIQLARDVLLERDQRLLSWLRQLAIAPTKIDKIQSFLVDDLDSLYTDSSQAEAPWLLADEESLSQLDNVRYHLQNARNIAKQKLDNLKNLEEEIITLERQVQTAAEPEAYQKLRDAVDTAQNEVVQAKANYEITHQKLAKLTDTIEITKKELKDFTDKNIDHKNREHIINSASKVQETLKVFREKLTLRKLNKLEEEVKNCFLYLLHKSDLVFRVAIDTKTFALSLFDFEGQPVPKHRLSAGEKQLLAIAFLWGLAKVSGLRLPVAIDTPLGRLDSSHRQNLIERYFPSASHQVILLSTDTEIGKQEVETLRENEAIAREYLLKYNSATRQTTVVENKYFW; via the coding sequence ATGATATTTCTAGAACTCGTATTAGAAAATTTCGGCCCTTACTGTGGCAAACAAGTAATCAATCTTGACCCAAGAACCGAGGAAAATCTTCGCCCAATTATTCTGTTAGGTGGTATGAATGGTGGCGGAAAAACTACTTTGATGGATGCTATTCGTCTGGCATTATATGGACAACGCGCTCAATGCTCTACTCGTGGTAATTTGAGCTATAGTGATTTTTTAAATCAATGTGTTAACAGTAAAGCAAATCCTGCTGAGAAAACCCGAATTGAATTACTATTTGAACATATCGAAAACGATAAGCCAATTAAATATCGGATTGTACGCTATTGGGAAAAAAATCCTAAAGATGGTAAAGATACACTAGGAATTTTAGGGGATAATGATACATGGCCAGAGTCTTTAGTAAATATTTGGGATGACTATATAGAAAATCTCCTGCCTTTAGGGATTTCTAATTTATTTTTATTTGATGGTGAGCAAGTTAAGGAACTGGCGGAGCAAGAATTACCACCACAAATAGTTATTGAAGCTATTCGGGGGCTTTTAGGGCTAGAATTGGCAGATAAATTAGCAATTGATTTGGAGGTTTTAGTCAATCGCAAGCGGAAAGAGATGGCTGATATTAAAGATTTAGCTAACTTAGACGAAATCGAAAAAAAGTTATTACAACAGCAAGAAGATTATCAGTCAACAGAAAAGAAATTAGCTAATTTTAAAAATCAAATTGCTGAATTAGAGACTATTCAACAAGTAGCTTTAGATAAATTCGTATCTGATGGTGGTAAAATTGCTGCTGAACGCAGTCAGTTAGAAGAAAAACAAAAGGAAAAAACTACTGCATTAGAAATAGTTCGGCAGTCGTTGTGTGAATTAGCTGCTGATATTTTACCTTTAGCGTTAATTCCTAATTTATTAAGTCAGGTACAAGCACAGGGAACAAAGGAATTTCGGAATCAACAGATACAATTAGCTAGAGATGTTTTATTAGAGCGAGATCAACGTTTATTAAGTTGGCTGAGGCAATTAGCGATCGCCCCCACAAAAATTGATAAAATCCAATCTTTTTTAGTTGATGATCTTGATAGTTTATATACAGATTCTTCCCAAGCCGAAGCACCTTGGCTATTAGCTGATGAGGAAAGTTTAAGTCAATTAGATAATGTGAGATATCATTTACAAAATGCTCGCAATATAGCAAAACAGAAGTTAGATAATCTCAAGAATCTAGAAGAAGAAATTATTACCTTAGAAAGACAAGTACAGACAGCAGCAGAACCAGAAGCTTATCAAAAGCTGCGCGATGCTGTGGACACAGCACAAAATGAAGTTGTACAAGCTAAAGCAAATTATGAAATAACTCACCAAAAATTAGCAAAATTAACGGATACAATTGAAATAACGAAAAAAGAATTAAAAGATTTTACTGATAAAAATATAGACCATAAAAATAGAGAGCATATTATTAACTCAGCCTCTAAAGTCCAAGAAACACTTAAAGTTTTTCGAGAAAAATTAACCCTACGAAAACTCAATAAATTAGAGGAGGAAGTGAAGAATTGTTTCCTCTACTTACTACATAAATCTGACTTAGTATTTCGCGTTGCTATTGATACTAAGACCTTTGCTCTATCTTTATTCGATTTTGAGGGTCAACCAGTTCCTAAACATCGTTTGTCAGCAGGAGAAAAACAACTCTTGGCGATCGCTTTTCTTTGGGGACTCGCCAAAGTTTCTGGACTGCGTTTACCAGTAGCTATCGATACACCTCTTGGTAGACTGGACTCTTCTCACCGCCAAAACTTAATAGAACGTTACTTTCCATCAGCTAGTCATCAAGTAATTCTCCTTTCCACCGACACTGAAATTGGTAAACAAGAAGTAGAAACACTCCGAGAAAATGAAGCGATCGCTCGTGAGTATCTCTTAAAATATAATTCAGCTACTCGTCAAACAACGGTAGTAGAAAACAAATACTTTTGGTAA
- a CDS encoding homogentisate phytyltransferase, producing MSQSSQNSPSPQKPLPSNWLYAFWKFSRPHTIIGTSLSVLGLYLIAIAVSNRIDSLFPIPYAIFPVFGAWLACLCGNIYIVGLNQLEDVEIDKINKPHLPLASGEFSRQQGLLIVIFTGISALVLAWINGIYLFGMVAISLAIGTAYSLPPIRLKQYPFWAALCIFSVRGTIVNLGLFLHFNWLLQNTQSIPLAVWILTIFVLIFTFAIAIFKDIPDMEGDRLYNITTFTLQMGPKAVFNLALWVLTVCYLGMVIMGVLRVDAINPVFIIISHLLVLCWMWVRSLAVDINDQVAIAQFYQFIWKLFFLEYLMFPLACLLA from the coding sequence ATGAGCCAGAGTTCTCAAAACAGCCCTTCACCACAGAAACCTCTACCATCAAATTGGTTATACGCTTTTTGGAAATTCTCTCGTCCCCACACTATCATTGGCACAAGTCTAAGTGTTTTGGGTTTGTATTTAATTGCCATTGCCGTTAGTAACCGCATTGATTCCCTATTCCCTATTCCCTATGCCATATTCCCTGTTTTTGGTGCGTGGCTTGCCTGTCTGTGTGGCAACATTTATATTGTCGGGTTGAATCAATTAGAAGATGTGGAAATTGACAAGATTAATAAACCCCATTTACCTCTAGCATCAGGAGAGTTTAGCCGTCAGCAAGGGCTATTGATTGTAATTTTCACTGGTATATCTGCTTTAGTATTAGCCTGGATTAATGGCATATATTTGTTTGGTATGGTGGCAATAAGTTTAGCCATTGGTACAGCCTATTCTTTACCACCAATTCGTTTAAAACAGTATCCTTTTTGGGCAGCCTTGTGTATTTTTTCAGTTCGGGGAACTATCGTTAATTTAGGATTGTTTCTCCATTTCAATTGGCTGTTGCAAAATACGCAGTCAATTCCTTTAGCTGTTTGGATTTTGACAATTTTTGTTTTAATATTTACCTTTGCGATCGCTATCTTTAAAGACATTCCCGATATGGAAGGCGATCGTCTCTACAATATCACCACTTTTACCCTGCAAATGGGGCCGAAGGCAGTATTTAATTTGGCTTTGTGGGTACTAACTGTTTGCTATTTAGGTATGGTGATAATGGGTGTGTTACGTGTAGACGCAATTAACCCGGTATTTATCATCATTAGCCATCTACTTGTCTTGTGTTGGATGTGGGTGCGGAGTCTCGCTGTAGACATCAATGATCAAGTAGCGATCGCTCAATTCTACCAATTTATCTGGAAGCTGTTCTTTCTAGAATATTTAATGTTCCCTCTGGCCTGTCTTTTAGCTTAA
- the dndE gene encoding DNA sulfur modification protein DndE yields MEFPIERIKLSQTAKDQLLKLRRNTKIDQWNILCRWAFCRSLAEQTPPSPVPIPQDSNVEMTWRVFGGEMSDILLLALKQRCHNDGYSTDQETLVTQFRLHLHRGIGYLAGDPNIKKIEDLIDIALKDGKNV; encoded by the coding sequence ATGGAATTTCCTATCGAAAGAATTAAACTTTCTCAAACGGCTAAAGACCAATTATTAAAACTGCGACGTAACACCAAAATTGACCAATGGAATATTCTCTGTCGTTGGGCTTTTTGTCGTTCCCTCGCCGAACAAACTCCACCTTCACCCGTACCAATTCCTCAAGATAGCAATGTGGAGATGACTTGGCGTGTTTTTGGTGGGGAAATGTCTGATATTCTCCTCCTCGCCCTCAAGCAACGCTGTCACAATGATGGTTATTCTACAGACCAGGAAACCTTAGTAACTCAATTTCGCCTACATTTACATCGTGGTATTGGTTATTTAGCAGGTGATCCAAATATCAAGAAAATTGAAGATTTAATCGACATCGCCCTAAAAGATGGAAAAAATGTTTAG
- a CDS encoding DNA phosphorothioation-associated putative methyltransferase: MSETLEIERHRAAIARTEISRPVRLAIEWAILNPDKSFFDYGCGYGGDVQRVANLGYTSAGWDPYYYPDAAITPADVVNLGYVLNVIEDTEERHQSLIQAWEITRQVLIVAAQILINAPSKAQLAYNDGIVTSRNTFQKYYEQAELKTYIDQVLNVDAVPVALGVYFVFRDEAEKESFKAIRFFSRTSTPRVRIPSKRFADYQEQLTPLMEFFTQRGRLPSKGELANEAELLGEFGNFRRAFAVVLQATDEAEWDAIAYRRSLDIQVYLALTHFDQRPKFHQLAPEIRHDIKAFFGSYDEACNVADQKLFSLGRPKVVQTACEKSKIGKLTRGALYVHVSALPAIDPLLRIYEGCASRTIGRVDGATLIKYYTDKPQISYLFYPDFDTDPHPALQASITIDLKTLYVTHRDYSTRANPPVLHRKETFVTTNYPLYEQFAKLTQQEQELGLLQDKSEIGTRAGWEKCLAAHGVEIRGHEVYLIKED; encoded by the coding sequence ATGTCCGAAACGCTAGAAATCGAGCGTCATAGAGCAGCGATCGCTCGCACTGAAATCTCACGTCCTGTACGATTAGCTATAGAATGGGCAATCCTTAACCCAGACAAGAGTTTTTTTGACTATGGCTGTGGTTATGGAGGGGATGTTCAGCGTGTAGCTAATCTTGGCTACACTAGCGCAGGTTGGGACCCTTATTACTATCCGGATGCAGCAATTACTCCCGCCGATGTCGTCAACTTGGGTTATGTCCTCAATGTCATTGAAGATACAGAAGAACGCCATCAAAGTCTCATCCAAGCGTGGGAAATCACCCGTCAAGTTTTAATTGTGGCAGCTCAAATATTAATTAATGCCCCTAGTAAAGCTCAATTAGCCTACAACGATGGGATTGTTACCAGCCGGAATACTTTTCAAAAATACTACGAACAAGCAGAGCTGAAAACCTATATTGATCAAGTCTTAAATGTAGATGCAGTTCCCGTGGCGTTGGGAGTTTACTTTGTCTTTCGAGATGAAGCTGAAAAAGAAAGTTTCAAAGCCATCAGGTTTTTTTCTCGCACCTCTACACCGCGAGTCCGCATTCCCAGCAAGCGGTTTGCCGACTATCAAGAACAACTTACACCCCTGATGGAATTTTTCACCCAGCGCGGTAGACTGCCCAGCAAAGGGGAATTAGCCAATGAAGCAGAATTACTAGGGGAATTTGGCAACTTTCGCCGGGCTTTCGCCGTTGTGTTGCAAGCCACTGATGAAGCAGAATGGGATGCGATCGCCTATCGTCGTTCATTGGATATCCAAGTTTACCTTGCCCTCACCCACTTTGATCAACGTCCCAAATTCCATCAACTAGCACCAGAAATTCGCCATGACATCAAAGCCTTCTTTGGTAGTTATGACGAAGCTTGTAACGTCGCTGACCAAAAACTGTTTAGTTTAGGTAGACCAAAAGTAGTACAAACTGCTTGCGAAAAAAGCAAAATAGGTAAACTCACACGTGGCGCACTTTACGTCCATGTTTCCGCCTTACCTGCTATCGACCCTTTGCTGCGAATTTACGAAGGTTGCGCTAGCCGGACGATTGGACGTGTAGATGGAGCTACATTGATTAAATATTACACTGACAAACCGCAAATATCCTATTTATTTTATCCGGATTTTGACACAGACCCCCATCCAGCCTTGCAAGCAAGTATCACAATTGACTTAAAAACTCTCTATGTCACCCACCGAGACTACAGCACCAGAGCAAATCCCCCCGTGCTGCATCGTAAAGAAACTTTTGTTACCACCAACTACCCGCTTTACGAACAATTTGCTAAACTCACCCAACAAGAACAAGAATTAGGATTGCTTCAGGATAAAAGTGAAATTGGGACTCGTGCAGGCTGGGAAAAATGCCTAGCTGCTCATGGTGTAGAAATTAGAGGGCATGAAGTTTATTTAATTAAGGAAGATTAA
- a CDS encoding helix-turn-helix domain-containing protein, whose protein sequence is MVTSNSSEYNLDPDCPLRQLLGLIGDKWTPPVLYLLSLGVQRYSDFQRHIPGISKKMLTQTLRALEADGIVERTVYPVVPPKVEYRLTPFGETLIEPVAALATWAKNHRESLQKIYKRRY, encoded by the coding sequence ATGGTTACCTCAAATTCTAGCGAGTACAATCTTGATCCCGATTGCCCTCTCAGGCAACTTTTGGGACTAATTGGGGACAAATGGACTCCACCCGTCTTGTATCTACTTTCATTGGGAGTACAGCGATACAGTGATTTTCAACGTCATATTCCTGGTATTTCTAAGAAAATGCTGACCCAAACCCTTCGCGCTTTAGAGGCAGATGGAATTGTGGAACGAACGGTCTATCCAGTTGTACCGCCTAAAGTGGAATATCGCCTAACACCATTTGGTGAAACGTTAATTGAGCCAGTCGCGGCTTTAGCGACTTGGGCCAAGAATCATCGAGAATCGTTGCAGAAGATTTATAAACGAAGATATTGA
- a CDS encoding AmpG family muropeptide MFS transporter — MRELQALRRAFQSRKMGALLLLGFASGLPLFLTSRTLQLWMQDAKVDIGKITLFGLLALPYSLKFLWSPLLDRFVPPLLSARRGWLIITQIGLTLAIATLALQQPNQSSQVLQILAINCLIITFLSATQDIAGDAYRTDILNPLEAETGASVWVLGYRLALFITSSLALVLADHIPWNGVYLLMAALMAGSILTTLWSPPEPDTRNATTFAPLSVRDVIFILLITVLVAGLLGGVFVGFIALPVFYWLLAGLIVAWIVTSLFLPTELLGEVTEDSPPQNLQAAIFLPFKEFFHRFGITQASVILIFIILYKLGDSLVGITANLFLREISFSKTEIGAIQAGIGFIATTVGVLAGGVIMTKIHLHRGLWIFGILQLLSNLGYYALAVAGKNYSLLVLAVNIENFSAGLVTVATVAFLMNLCNHRFTTTQFALFSSLMAISRDVLSAPAGDLAKATGWPVFFLLTLVAAIPGLLLLPFVAPWNPKPVALTRPGLDEEDVWEPK, encoded by the coding sequence ATGAGGGAATTGCAAGCACTGCGACGAGCCTTTCAAAGTCGCAAAATGGGGGCGCTACTACTGCTGGGTTTTGCGTCTGGACTGCCTTTATTCTTAACCAGTAGAACATTACAGTTGTGGATGCAGGATGCCAAGGTGGATATTGGCAAAATTACATTGTTTGGGTTATTGGCTTTGCCCTATTCTCTCAAATTTTTGTGGTCGCCTTTATTAGATAGATTTGTCCCACCACTGTTGAGTGCTAGACGGGGTTGGTTAATAATCACGCAAATTGGGTTAACATTAGCGATCGCCACCTTAGCATTACAACAACCGAATCAAAGTAGCCAAGTACTGCAAATCTTGGCAATTAACTGTCTCATCATTACCTTTTTAAGCGCCACCCAAGACATAGCTGGGGATGCCTACCGTACCGATATTTTAAACCCATTAGAAGCGGAAACAGGAGCATCTGTTTGGGTTTTAGGCTATCGTTTAGCCTTGTTTATCACCAGTTCCCTCGCTTTGGTTTTAGCAGACCATATTCCTTGGAACGGTGTTTACTTACTCATGGCTGCTTTAATGGCAGGAAGCATTCTCACTACCCTATGGTCACCGCCAGAACCTGATACCCGCAACGCTACAACATTTGCACCTCTCTCAGTTAGAGATGTCATCTTTATATTGTTGATCACCGTTTTAGTTGCTGGATTACTTGGAGGTGTTTTTGTTGGGTTTATTGCTCTGCCTGTATTTTACTGGCTATTGGCAGGGTTAATCGTAGCTTGGATTGTCACGTCTTTGTTCCTACCCACAGAGTTATTGGGTGAAGTCACAGAAGATAGTCCTCCGCAAAATCTACAAGCAGCGATTTTCTTACCTTTCAAAGAATTTTTTCACAGATTTGGCATAACTCAAGCCAGTGTCATCTTAATTTTCATCATCCTTTACAAACTGGGTGACTCTCTAGTAGGAATTACAGCCAACCTATTTTTAAGAGAAATCAGCTTTAGCAAAACCGAAATTGGCGCAATTCAAGCAGGGATAGGCTTTATCGCCACCACAGTAGGCGTTTTAGCTGGTGGCGTGATTATGACAAAAATTCATCTTCATCGCGGTTTGTGGATCTTTGGTATCCTGCAATTGCTGAGTAACTTAGGTTATTATGCACTAGCCGTTGCTGGCAAAAATTATTCGCTTTTAGTCTTGGCGGTGAATATCGAAAACTTCAGTGCTGGTTTAGTGACAGTTGCTACAGTAGCTTTCTTGATGAATCTTTGTAACCATCGCTTCACCACTACTCAATTCGCATTATTCTCTAGCTTAATGGCTATTAGTAGAGACGTTCTCTCTGCCCCAGCAGGTGATCTGGCTAAAGCTACGGGCTGGCCTGTATTCTTCCTGCTAACCCTAGTAGCGGCAATACCTGGATTGCTGCTGTTGCCCTTTGTTGCCCCTTGGAATCCTAAACCAGTGGCACTAACTAGACCAGGACTTGATGAAGAGGATGTATGGGAACCCAAGTAA
- a CDS encoding HEAT repeat domain-containing protein, which yields MYDEEDLILLDIEEELESPLDKIEPITAESEVPKPDPDEMLALLENAQPQQRMLAARAFCDIEDSRATPLLIRLLTDTCPLVRVSASYAIGRNPSPDAVEPLITQLYRDWNGYVRKGVVWALGNCRDRRCLPPLADALRTDISAVRLWSASALAQMAEVGYEAVVGAIPPLIEALVQDTVAAVRSNSAWTIGQLCKELPSNIVYATAIDALIQAFAEDQDLGVREDAKASLLGVGDPRGLQLIETLEQEGWF from the coding sequence ATGTATGACGAAGAAGACCTAATCCTACTTGATATCGAAGAGGAATTAGAAAGCCCCCTAGATAAAATAGAACCAATCACGGCTGAGTCAGAAGTACCCAAACCTGACCCAGATGAAATGCTAGCCCTGTTAGAAAATGCTCAACCACAGCAACGGATGCTAGCAGCTCGTGCTTTTTGTGATATTGAAGATTCACGAGCTACCCCTCTGCTCATTCGCTTATTGACTGATACCTGTCCCTTGGTGCGAGTAAGTGCATCCTATGCTATTGGTCGAAACCCCAGTCCTGATGCAGTAGAACCGTTAATTACTCAACTGTATCGAGATTGGAACGGCTATGTCAGAAAAGGTGTAGTTTGGGCTTTAGGAAACTGCCGCGATCGCCGTTGTTTACCACCCTTAGCAGATGCGTTGAGAACTGACATTTCCGCCGTGCGCTTATGGTCTGCTAGCGCCTTAGCACAGATGGCAGAAGTCGGTTACGAAGCTGTTGTCGGCGCAATCCCACCACTAATTGAAGCCCTAGTTCAAGATACTGTCGCCGCAGTCCGGAGTAACAGCGCTTGGACAATTGGACAACTGTGTAAAGAACTACCTTCCAACATAGTTTACGCCACAGCGATCGATGCCCTAATTCAAGCCTTTGCCGAAGACCAAGACTTAGGGGTACGCGAAGATGCCAAAGCATCACTCTTAGGCGTAGGCGATCCCCGTGGCTTACAGCTCATAGAAACCCTTGAGCAAGAAGGATGGTTTTGA
- a CDS encoding tetratricopeptide repeat protein: MENTLALNNILAIIAVAVSITLLIYFAWKTLITSNLFQQGVNLYQQQDYPGAEAAFRKVIAINSTNDVVRLFLGDVLKAQDKIPEATELYQEVIKRSPKNPQGYLRLADIFMQQNQQSEAKTNLKMAQELLQKQRQPEKAQKIAKLLEQMNTKVTKNL; this comes from the coding sequence ATGGAAAATACTTTGGCATTAAACAATATTCTCGCAATTATTGCCGTGGCAGTTAGTATCACACTCCTAATTTACTTTGCCTGGAAAACTTTGATTACCTCCAACTTATTCCAACAAGGAGTTAATCTTTATCAACAACAAGACTATCCAGGCGCAGAAGCTGCTTTTCGGAAAGTAATTGCGATCAACTCAACTAATGATGTAGTCCGTTTATTTTTAGGAGATGTCTTAAAGGCACAAGACAAAATCCCCGAAGCGACAGAATTATACCAAGAAGTAATTAAACGTAGTCCTAAAAATCCCCAAGGTTACTTGCGTCTAGCGGACATTTTCATGCAACAAAATCAACAATCAGAAGCTAAAACTAATCTCAAAATGGCTCAAGAACTATTGCAAAAACAGCGTCAACCAGAAAAAGCTCAAAAGATTGCCAAACTATTAGAGCAAATGAATACTAAGGTAACCAAAAACCTTTGA
- a CDS encoding four helix bundle protein, whose protein sequence is MVTNISITDITKSFAIRIVKACHFLDERPGVYRILSKQLLRSGTSIDANVREAQSAQSHKDFINKLEIALKEARETQFWLEILIESELVEKQKFQLLLQEANEIGKILVTSTKKLKYRNPT, encoded by the coding sequence ATGGTGACTAACATTAGTATTACTGATATAACTAAAAGTTTTGCCATTAGAATTGTTAAAGCTTGTCATTTTTTAGATGAAAGACCTGGAGTTTATCGCATATTGTCTAAACAGTTGCTTCGTTCTGGGACTTCAATTGATGCAAATGTGCGAGAAGCACAATCTGCACAGTCTCATAAAGATTTTATCAATAAATTGGAAATTGCTTTAAAAGAAGCACGAGAAACCCAATTCTGGTTAGAAATCTTAATTGAATCAGAACTAGTAGAAAAACAAAAATTTCAGCTACTTCTCCAAGAAGCCAACGAGATTGGCAAGATTCTAGTTACATCTACAAAAAAACTCAAATATAGGAATCCGACGTGA
- a CDS encoding phosphomannose isomerase type II C-terminal cupin domain: MTQVDNNGQLTANEPSPHSGTRYWGTVEVIEEGDNYRISRVEIKPRHGIKPQIHYHRNEHWVVVSGVAKVTCGEEEILLGRNESTYVPAATLHKVENPGSIPLVILEIQNGEYLGEDDTERPYDLNLVKPVDDN; this comes from the coding sequence ATGACTCAGGTTGACAATAACGGGCAGCTAACTGCCAATGAACCTTCCCCACATTCAGGTACTCGGTACTGGGGTACTGTGGAGGTTATAGAAGAGGGTGATAATTATCGCATCAGTCGTGTGGAAATTAAACCCAGACACGGTATTAAACCCCAAATCCACTATCATCGCAATGAACACTGGGTAGTAGTTTCTGGTGTAGCTAAGGTGACTTGCGGAGAAGAGGAAATCTTATTAGGTCGCAATGAGTCAACCTATGTCCCAGCCGCAACACTACATAAAGTCGAAAATCCAGGTTCTATCCCACTCGTAATTCTGGAAATTCAGAATGGCGAATACTTAGGCGAGGATGATACTGAGCGTCCTTATGATCTTAATTTAGTCAAGCCAGTGGATGATAATTAG
- a CDS encoding isochorismatase family protein, whose translation MSNNRFLEKLAPDNAVFLPIDYMHGLMSACRSIDPGLLKNNAIALAKIARLFQLPTIGTGDREGMSYLGAEIPELPEILPDMEFVPRSQVGAWDVPQYVDLVRSTGRKKLILAGITTEQCVTFTAQGALADGFDVYVVLDASASLDTRAEQTAIARLTQMGAILTTWSPLGAELLHDFAYPEGAGLIEIYAEHQADLRTVQDNYNTARRHATERDRSATKL comes from the coding sequence ATGTCCAACAATCGTTTTTTAGAAAAACTCGCACCGGATAACGCTGTTTTCCTGCCGATTGACTATATGCATGGATTGATGAGCGCTTGTCGTTCGATTGATCCAGGGTTGCTAAAAAACAATGCGATCGCACTGGCCAAGATTGCGCGGTTGTTTCAGCTTCCTACCATTGGGACAGGCGATCGCGAAGGGATGAGCTACCTGGGAGCAGAGATCCCCGAATTGCCAGAAATATTACCTGATATGGAGTTTGTTCCTCGCTCGCAGGTGGGCGCGTGGGATGTGCCGCAATATGTTGATTTAGTTCGCAGCACCGGACGTAAAAAGTTGATATTGGCTGGAATTACAACAGAACAATGTGTCACTTTTACTGCACAGGGCGCATTAGCAGATGGTTTTGATGTTTATGTTGTCTTAGATGCTTCTGCCTCACTAGATACTCGTGCTGAACAAACCGCGATCGCTCGATTAACTCAAATGGGGGCAATTCTAACTACGTGGTCTCCTTTAGGGGCTGAACTCCTTCACGATTTTGCTTATCCTGAAGGAGCAGGGCTGATTGAAATTTATGCAGAACATCAGGCAGATTTGCGAACGGTTCAAGATAATTACAACACAGCACGTCGTCATGCAACGGAACGCGATCGCTCCGCCACAAAGTTATAA
- a CDS encoding ABC transporter permease, producing MGTQVIIIVGTFILLLTGLLLGYVLSQLVLGYLTFNLLTFFGTISLILIFGTLYYVLFWQLKREQTQVLPAKIPTQTNEPIPANPLKNKLITKLSGDVEAAERLIDQAKQNYPGMPENWYCERVLDDLDRDTR from the coding sequence ATGGGAACCCAAGTAATTATCATCGTCGGCACATTTATTCTCTTACTCACAGGTTTGTTACTTGGCTATGTGCTTTCACAGTTAGTTTTAGGTTATCTAACATTTAACCTGCTAACTTTTTTCGGCACAATTAGCCTGATTTTGATTTTTGGCACTCTCTACTACGTCTTGTTCTGGCAACTCAAGCGAGAACAGACGCAAGTATTACCAGCGAAGATTCCCACTCAAACAAATGAGCCAATACCTGCCAACCCTCTCAAAAACAAACTGATTACCAAATTATCCGGTGATGTAGAGGCAGCAGAACGATTAATCGACCAAGCAAAACAAAACTATCCTGGAATGCCCGAAAACTGGTATTGCGAGAGAGTGCTTGATGACTTAGACCGTGATACCCGCTAA